One part of the Lachnospiraceae bacterium JLR.KK002 genome encodes these proteins:
- a CDS encoding GNAT family N-acetyltransferase, with product MDYKIREIRKNEYPILSDFLYEAIFIPEGMDKPPKSIIEQPELQVYVEDFGKEDDWCLVAEVKGKIVGAVWVRIMDDYGHIDDETPSFAISLYEEYRNMGIGTALMRDMLEFLKNKGYRRTSLSVQKVNYAVRMYQKVGFEVIDENEEEYIMVCRL from the coding sequence ATGGATTATAAAATTCGAGAAATCAGAAAAAATGAATATCCAATATTATCTGATTTTCTGTATGAAGCAATTTTTATTCCAGAGGGCATGGACAAGCCGCCAAAATCTATAATTGAGCAGCCAGAGCTGCAAGTATATGTTGAGGATTTTGGAAAAGAAGATGATTGGTGCTTAGTTGCAGAAGTAAAAGGGAAGATTGTAGGCGCAGTATGGGTGCGTATTATGGATGATTACGGGCATATTGATGATGAAACGCCTTCATTTGCTATTTCACTGTATGAGGAATATAGGAATATGGGCATTGGTACAGCACTTATGAGGGATATGCTTGAATTTTTAAAGAATAAAGGCTACAGACGGACATCCCTTTCTGTACAGAAGGTAAATTATGCGGTTCGTATGTATCAGAAAGTGGGTTTTGAAGTCATTGACGAAAATGAGGAAGAATACATCATGGTTTGTCGGTTGTAG
- a CDS encoding ABC transporter ATP-binding protein — MENIIVKTKSLKKHYEVGTHTVVALNGVDFEVKEREFVSIIGKSGCGKSTLLHMLGGLDSPTSGSVIVDGINLSEMNQEQLALFRRRKIGFIFQQYNLIPDLNVYDNILFPLELDGVKADKEFVQELLKTLHIADKTEMFPSMLSGGEQQRVAIARALAAKPAIILADEPTGNLDTSSSHDVIGLLKIVAREYQQTLIVITHDLDIAQMADRIVRLQDGKLVGGSDSDVSKQ; from the coding sequence ATGGAAAATATCATTGTAAAAACAAAGTCTTTAAAAAAGCATTATGAAGTCGGTACTCATACCGTAGTTGCTTTAAACGGAGTGGATTTTGAAGTAAAGGAACGGGAGTTTGTTTCTATTATAGGAAAATCTGGTTGTGGAAAAAGCACTCTTCTTCATATGTTGGGAGGTCTCGATTCTCCTACATCTGGATCAGTAATTGTAGATGGTATAAATCTATCGGAAATGAATCAGGAGCAACTTGCTCTTTTTAGAAGAAGAAAAATAGGTTTTATTTTTCAACAATATAATCTGATTCCAGATTTAAATGTGTATGATAATATATTGTTTCCATTAGAACTTGACGGAGTTAAAGCTGATAAAGAATTTGTACAAGAATTGCTGAAAACACTTCACATTGCAGATAAAACAGAAATGTTTCCCTCTATGCTATCTGGCGGAGAGCAACAGAGGGTTGCTATCGCAAGAGCATTAGCGGCTAAACCTGCCATTATCCTTGCAGATGAGCCAACTGGCAATCTTGATACATCTTCCAGCCATGATGTTATAGGACTTTTAAAAATTGTTGCAAGAGAATATCAGCAAACACTAATTGTCATTACACACGATTTGGATATTGCACAAATGGCAGATAGAATAGTTAGATTACAAGATGGAAAATTAGTGGGAGGAAGTGATTCTGATGTTAGCAAACAATAA
- a CDS encoding response regulator transcription factor, translated as MLVLEDDLELNQTICTALQKENYRVYNAYTCKDGQAIAINHTFDLAILDINLPDGDGFHFCKWIKARNNVSILFLSARDLEEDILNGYEIGADDYVTKPFSMKILLKKISIILSREVKKTNIYDDGFLKIDFELGVVQIEEKSCPITPTEYRILKKLIDNKGQLLTYSVLLDSLWEEGIEFMDKHTLAVNINRLRKKIETDKHSYISNIYGMGYIWK; from the coding sequence ATTCTTGTACTTGAAGACGATTTAGAATTAAATCAAACGATTTGCACAGCTTTACAAAAAGAAAACTATCGTGTATATAATGCTTATACTTGTAAAGACGGACAAGCTATCGCAATCAATCATACCTTTGATTTAGCAATATTAGATATAAATTTGCCTGATGGCGACGGATTTCATTTTTGTAAATGGATAAAAGCACGAAATAATGTTTCGATATTGTTTCTTTCTGCACGAGATTTAGAAGAAGATATTCTAAATGGTTATGAAATAGGAGCAGATGACTATGTGACAAAGCCCTTCTCCATGAAAATTTTGTTAAAGAAAATATCCATTATATTGTCAAGGGAAGTTAAAAAAACAAACATATACGATGACGGTTTTCTAAAGATTGATTTTGAATTAGGAGTTGTACAGATTGAAGAAAAAAGTTGTCCTATTACGCCTACCGAATACCGTATTTTGAAAAAATTGATTGATAATAAAGGACAATTACTAACTTATTCTGTTTTGTTGGATTCCTTATGGGAAGAAGGAATTGAATTTATGGATAAGCATACTCTTGCAGTCAACATTAACCGTTTGCGAAAGAAAATTGAAACAGACAAACATAGTTATATTTCAAACATATACGGAATGGGATATATATGGAAATAA
- a CDS encoding HAMP domain-containing sensor histidine kinase — MEIIYILIIVLFIGIIISLLWKNRCLKHDIYDFTEKLENSLNELLNSRNLNKTICEQDDLWGMVYEKLCRISDMYTHKNQELFKEKENLKELVSDISHQTKTPLANIKLYQEMLFDKVNKSESTEHLIKMSKQVDKLDFLLQNMIKMSRLETGTIKIQKSKQFIAETLALAIGAVVPKADKKNIQIHVTYDETLQLEHDKKWTAEAIFNILDNAVKYTSVNGSINIVVNKETIFTKISITDTGKGIPLERQGMIFNRFYREPDVHNTEGVGIGLYLAREIICMQKGYIEVESESGKGSTFHLYFPN; from the coding sequence ATGGAAATAATTTACATTCTTATTATTGTGTTGTTCATAGGGATTATTATAAGTCTATTATGGAAAAATCGCTGTCTGAAACACGATATTTATGACTTTACAGAAAAATTAGAAAATAGTTTAAATGAGTTATTAAACAGCAGAAATTTAAACAAAACAATCTGTGAACAAGATGACTTATGGGGCATGGTTTATGAAAAGCTATGTCGTATTTCTGATATGTATACGCATAAAAATCAAGAACTGTTCAAAGAAAAAGAAAATTTAAAAGAGTTAGTTTCTGACATATCCCATCAAACCAAAACACCTCTTGCGAATATTAAATTATATCAAGAAATGCTTTTCGACAAAGTAAATAAATCAGAAAGCACAGAGCATTTAATAAAAATGAGCAAGCAAGTGGATAAATTGGATTTTCTTCTTCAAAACATGATAAAAATGTCACGATTGGAAACTGGAACAATCAAAATACAGAAATCAAAACAGTTTATAGCAGAAACTCTTGCATTGGCGATTGGAGCAGTTGTTCCAAAAGCAGATAAGAAAAACATTCAGATTCATGTTACATATGATGAAACACTTCAACTTGAGCATGACAAAAAGTGGACAGCAGAAGCTATTTTTAATATTCTTGATAATGCAGTTAAATATACGAGCGTAAATGGCAGTATCAACATAGTCGTAAACAAAGAAACCATTTTCACAAAAATTAGCATTACCGATACGGGAAAAGGGATTCCTTTAGAAAGACAGGGAATGATATTCAACCGTTTTTACCGTGAGCCAGATGTTCATAATACAGAGGGTGTAGGTATTGGATTATATCTGGCACGAGAAATTATCTGTATGCAAAAAGGATATATTGAAGTTGAATCAGAATCAGGAAAAGGAAGTACTTTTCATTTATATTTCCCTAATTAG
- a CDS encoding TnpV protein — MDKYIYDESNGLWYELQGDYYIPCLTLPAEKGHKPIGLWGQRHKHYLQEHKRAVYTTLLTSGKLNCYLADIDEQATEMMFRLVEQMADKEGVTEQLKAENPMLWIGRMNEIQARAREIVCTEIIYI; from the coding sequence ATGGACAAGTATATTTATGATGAAAGCAACGGTCTTTGGTATGAACTGCAAGGAGATTATTATATTCCTTGCCTTACTTTACCAGCCGAAAAAGGACACAAGCCTATCGGCTTATGGGGGCAGCGACACAAACACTATTTGCAGGAACATAAACGGGCAGTTTATACCACGCTTCTCACAAGCGGAAAATTGAACTGTTATCTTGCTGATATTGACGAACAGGCAACGGAAATGATGTTTCGATTAGTTGAGCAAATGGCTGATAAGGAGGGTGTGACCGAACAACTCAAAGCAGAAAACCCGATGTTGTGGATTGGAAGAATGAACGAGATACAAGCAAGGGCAAGAGAAATAGTTTGCACTGAAATCATCTATATTTAA